In one Misgurnus anguillicaudatus chromosome 1, ASM2758022v2, whole genome shotgun sequence genomic region, the following are encoded:
- the LOC141365727 gene encoding uncharacterized protein, translating to MTDNAGPAAQPRAVPVFMGSPWVQNYGGTESGVRLTEWKAQLEYLADLQGLSVARRLQFVLNSLEGEARREVQAAPEAVRTSAQTIFQFLTEQYGDHTPVAVLRSQFFNSKQGPRQPIRAFALRLREQFTRLQTRRDHGLGDGETLLRDQFLLGMKEGPVRQSLRVQFRRDPDLTFEDLRKEALALEGDEVEVSESPVCAAVNESVPPPPERTDWKQALKAELLKDVREQMSEISKTLLGELRQGRAREEPRPAPRERVYSERSVGPVGHLKGVFRTTGHSGSCGLGPSRRPGKKGQLKATDDRA from the coding sequence atgaccgacaacgcgGGGCCCGCAGCCCAACCCCGTGCGGTGCCTGTCTTTATGGGCAGCCCTTGGGTCCAAAATTATGGAGGGACGGAGTCGGGAGTACGACTTACGGAATGGAAGGCCCAGTTGGAGTATCTAGCCGACCTGCAAGGCCTTAGTGTAGCCCGGCGGCTCCAGTTCGTGCTGAACTCCCTAGAGGGAGAAGCGCGGCGAGAAGTACAGGCCGCCCCTGAAGCTGTTCGAACCAGTGCCCAAACTatattccagtttctcaccgAGCAATATGGTGATCACACCCCCGTAGCCGTCCTCCGTTCCCAATTTTTTAATAGTAAgcaaggcccccgacaacccATTAGAGCTTTTGCCCTGAGACTGCGAGAGCAGTTCACCCGGTTACAGACCCGCCGCGATCATGGATTGGGAGATGGAGAGACTTTGCTGCGCGACCAATTCCTTTTGGGGATGAAAGAGGGCCCCGTGAGACAGAGTCTGAGGGTCCAGTTTCGGAGAGACCCCGACCTCACATTTGAAGATCTAAGGAAGGAGGCGCTAGCGTTGGAGGGCGACGAGGTTGAGGTGAGCGAGTCCCCAGTGTGTGCGGCTGTGAACGAAAGCGTGCCACCACCACCTGAGCGCACGGATTGGAAACAGGCTCTGAAGGCAGAACTCTTGAAAGACGTCCGGGAACAGATGTCAGAAATATCTAAGACCCTCCTGGGAGAGCTGCGCCAAGGTAGGGCCCGGGAGGAACCaaggccggcaccccgagagcgagtGTACTCGGAGAGGAGTGTGGGCCCCGTAGGGCATCTGAAGGGGGTTTTtaggacgaccggccacagtgggtcgtgtggcctGGGCCCCTCGAGAAGACCCGGGAAGAAGGGACAGCTCAAGGCAACAGATGATCGGGCATAG